AGGGATGGCGGCAAACTCACAAAAAAAAGCAGTGGGTGTTTCGTCCGTTAGGCGAACACCCTGTTGATGTTCAGATTGGCCCGTTTGGAAGTTTGCTTCATAAATCAGACTATGTGCATGGTGGCGTTCCGCTTGTCAACCCAATGCATATTAATGACGGGGCGGTGACGCCATCGCAGAGTATGACGTTAACAGAAGGGAAGGCAAAAGAGCTCTCAAGGTATTCTCTTAGGGTGGGCGATGTAGTGCTCGGGCGAAGAGGTGAAATGGGGAGGTCTGCCGTAATACAAGGAAGTCAGCCTCTATTGTGTGGCACCGGATCTCTGTTCTTAAGGCCTGATGTGTCACGGATATCCTCTTGTTTTTTATCTCTATTTTTGCGCTCTCCTAAGGCAGTCTATGCGTTAGAGGCTGGGTCGGCAGGGTCTACCATGGTCAACCTCAATCAAAAAGTATTGAAGGGAGTTCCGTATCCTGATGTGGAGCTCGAAGAGCAAGAGGAAATCGTCCACCGCGTCGACCAGCTCTTCGCCTTCGCCGACCAGATCGAACAGCAGGTCGCGAACGCCCAGGCCCGCGTCGACAAACTGACCCAGTCCATCCTCGCCAAGGCCTTTCGCGGCGAACTCACCGCCGAATGGCGTGCCGCCCATCCCGAGCTGATCGGCGGCGAGCATTCCGCCGCGGCGCTGCTGGAGCGGATCAAGGCGGAGAAGGCGAAGCAGAAGCCAACGAAGACACGGCGGGGCGGCAGAAAGGCAACGGTGACACCATGACGCGACACAACGAGACAACGCTGCTTGCCGACGAGCAGCTCATGCGGCTCGCCGGCGAGGCCGCCTTCGAGCGTGGCGTGGCCTATTTCCGCCAGGGGCAGGTGCTGGGCTGGAGCCGGCAGGGGAATACCGTCACCGCCCAGGTCGCGGGCAGCGAGAGCTATCGGGTGACCCTGCATCTCAATCCCCGTGGCCTGGAGGGCGGCTGTGACTGTCCGGCCTCCGAGGGCATCGATTTCTGCAAGCACTGCGTGGCCACCGCCCTGGTCTATCGGGCGGAACAGGAGGAGCAGCAGCGCTTGATGGCGGGAGGAGAGCGTGGCCGCCTGCTCGCCTACCTGCAACAGTTGGATAAGGCCTCGTTGGTGGAGGCGCTGGCCGAGTTGATCGAGGAAGATTCGGTGCGACGGCACCAGTGGTCGCTGCGCGCCGATGCGGTGCTCGGTGTACTCGATCACAAGGCCCTGAAGAAGCGCATCACCGCGGCCTTTCCGCTAAAGCGCCACCTGCATCGCTATGGCCAGGTGCGGCCCTATTTCGCCAAGGCGGAGGCGGTGGTCGACCAGCTTGTCGAGCAGGCGCCGCAGTTGCCGCCCGATACCTGCCTGACCCTGGTGGAGTACGCCCTGTCGCGCCTGGCCAGAGCGCTCGAGACCATCGACG
The Halomonas sp. H10-9-1 DNA segment above includes these coding regions:
- a CDS encoding restriction endonuclease subunit S encodes the protein MSERVLPEGWVETTLGQVVEYGKAEKATREQVDDDTWVLELEDIEKSSSRIIQRLNFSERQFKSTKNRFKKGDVLYGKLRPYLEKVVIADRDGVCTTEIVPLDARPHLDNRYLFYWLKSLDFLSYVNEVGYGVNMPRLGTKEGKGAPFVLAPKAEQKVIADKLDELLAQVNNLKARLDAIPAILKRFRKSVLAAAVSGGLTEGWRQTHKKKQWVFRPLGEHPVDVQIGPFGSLLHKSDYVHGGVPLVNPMHINDGAVTPSQSMTLTEGKAKELSRYSLRVGDVVLGRRGEMGRSAVIQGSQPLLCGTGSLFLRPDVSRISSCFLSLFLRSPKAVYALEAGSAGSTMVNLNQKVLKGVPYPDVELEEQEEIVHRVDQLFAFADQIEQQVANAQARVDKLTQSILAKAFRGELTAEWRAAHPELIGGEHSAAALLERIKAEKAKQKPTKTRRGGRKATVTP